One Gossypium hirsutum isolate 1008001.06 chromosome A11, Gossypium_hirsutum_v2.1, whole genome shotgun sequence genomic window carries:
- the LOC107923732 gene encoding LOB domain-containing protein 25 produces MASSSHSSNFPCAACKFLRRKCMPDCVFAPYFPPEEPHKFINVHKIFGASNVSKLINEVAPHQREDAVNSLAYEAEARLKDPVYGCVGAISILQRQVFRLQRELDAIHADLIRYATATCNCNEMPPPMGRTSFHQNSSCNIYYPNPHWNEPYEGNGRSDGGSL; encoded by the coding sequence ATGGCTTCTTCCAGCCATTCATCAAATTTTCCATGTGCTGCCTGCAAGTTCTTGAGGAGAAAATGCATGCCAGATTGTGTTTTTGCACCCTATTTTCCACCTGAAGAACCCCATAAATTTATCAATGTTCACAAAATATTTGGTGCAAGCAATGTTAGCAAACTGATCAATGAAGTAGCACCCCATCAAAGAGAAGATGCAGTGAACTCCCTTGCATATGAAGCTGAAGCAAGGTTGAAAGATCCTGTTTATGGCTGTGTTGGAGCCATTTCCATTCTTCAAAGACAAGTTTTTAGACTCCAAAGGGAATTGGATGCCATACATGCTGATTTAATCCGATATGCCACCGCCACCTGCAACTGCAATGAAATGCCACCGCCAATGGGAAGAACTTCTTTTCATCAGAATTCTTCTTGTAATATTTACTACCCTAATCCTCACTGGAATGAACCTTATGAAGGCAATGGAAGATCAGATGGTGGAAGCCTTTGA
- the LOC107923540 gene encoding pentatricopeptide repeat-containing protein At5g40400 isoform X1, which translates to MTRASLNALNQSLVNSANFYGNFISKLPFSSSSASSLQTIENSQCKPLLNPLYNLLPETRNPNKIVDLISSSLKQNNSQLTLLQNHIKPLIPHLGCHEITRVLLRFQSDCSSALTFFNWVKNDLGMKLSSHNYCYIVHILAWSKNFSLAMNLLCELIDFVKDCSNCEDLFESLVSCSKDCNFDAVVFDMLIKGYVRKGMVKEGMRTFTNILEVGYLPSVITCNCLLNGLLRLNFIDQCWLVYEEMGRVGIQPNSYTFNILTNVFCKDGNVDKVNEFLERMEEEGFDPDLVTYNTLISSYCRKERLNDAFYLYRIMYRRGVVPDLVSYTALMNGLCKEGRVREAHQLFHRMVHRGLNPDIVSYNTLISGYCKEGRMQESKYLVHEMIGNGISPDSFTCRVLVEGYRKQGRLVSALNLVVELRRFGVSISSGIYDFLIVSLCREDRPFAAKNILGRISQDGYVPKPDIYNELIKTFCRCNNVADALLVKAEMVRKRIKVNLVAYRALICSSCRIGKTHEAESLMAKMLKSDILPDPHICRVLIQCYCDQMDIDKAESMLSFFAKKFRIFDTESYNVLVSTYTENGDMEKLMELQDRMMKLGFAPNSLTCKYVIHGLLKAKRLYKQKLLGS; encoded by the coding sequence atgaCTCGAGCTTCGCTCAATGCCTTAAACCAGAGCCTAGTAAACTCAGCCAATTTCTATGGGAACTTCATATCAAAATTACCCTTTTCTTCATCCTCAGCTTCTTCACTTCAAACCATTGAAAACTCTCAGTGTAAACCGCTCTTAAATCCACTTTACAATCTTCTTCCTGAAACCCGAAACCCTAATAAAATAGTAGACCTCATTTCATCCTCTCTCAAACAAAACAACTCTCAATTAACCCTTCTCCAAAATCACATAAAACCCCTTATTCCTCATTTGGGCTGTCATGAAATCACAAGGGTATTATTAAGATTCCAGTCTGACTGTTCTTCAGCTCTAACTTTCTTCAACTGGGTTAAAAACGATCTGGGTATGAAACTTTCTTCACATAACTACTGTTACATTGTTCATATATTGGCTTGGTCTAAAAATTTCTCTTTGGCAATGAACTTGTTATGTGAATTGATTGATTTTGTTAAAGACTGTTCAAATTGTGAAGATCTTTTTGAAAGTTTGGTGAGCTGTAGTAAAGATTGTAACTTTGATGCTGTTGTTTTTGATATGCTTATTAAGGGTTATGTGAGAAAGGGTATGGTTAAAGAAGGGATGAGAACCTTTACGAACATTTTGGAAGTCGGCTATTTGCCCTCTGTGATCACTTGCAATTGTCTTTTGAATGGATTGTTGAGGTTGAATTTTATTGATCAGTGTTGGTTAGTGTATGAAGAGATGGGGAGAGTCGGGATTCAACCAAATTCGTACACTTTTAATATATTGACTAATGTTTTTTGCAAAGATGGGAATGTTGATAAGGTTAATGAGTTCTTGGAGAGGATGGAAGAAGAAGGGTTTGATCCTGATTTGGTGACCTATAATACACTGATTAGTAGCTATTGTAGGAAAGAGAGACTCAATGATGCGTTCTATTTGTATCGGATTATGTATCGGAGAGGTGTTGTGCCAGATTTGGTTTCATATACCGCACTGATGAACGGTCTTTGTAAAGAAGGGAGGGTGAGAGAGGCACATCAGTTATTCCATAGAATGGTTCATCGAGGATTGAATCCAGACATTGTGTCGTATAATACTCTTATTTCTGGTTATTGCAAGGAGGGGAGGATGCAAGAGTCGAAGTATTTGGTGCATGAGATGATAGGAAATGGGATTTCCCCTGATAGTTTTACTTGTCGAGTTCTCGTAGAAGGATATCGAAAACAGGGAAGGTTGGTTTCAGCTTTGAATTTGGTTGTAGAGCTAAGGAGATTTGGGGTTTCCATATCATCCGGCATATATGATTTTTTGATTGTTTCTTTATGTCGTGAGGATCGACCATTCGCTGCAAAGAATATCCTTGGGAGAATCTCTCAGGATGGTTATGTACCTAAACCAGATATCTATAACGAATTGATCAAAACGTTCTGCAGATGCAACAATGTGGCCGATGCATTGCTCGTAAAAGCTGAGATGGTTCGTAAGAGAATAAAAGTCAATCTTGTTGCATACAGAGCTCTTATATGCTCATCATGTAGAATAGGTAAAACTCACGAAGCAGAATCCTTGATGGCAAAAATGCTTAAATCTGATATCCTTCCCGATCCACACATATGCAGGGTGCTTATCCAGTGCTACTGCGACCAAATGGATATTGATAAAGCAGAGTCGATGTTGAGCTTCTTTGCCAAGAAATTCCGGATTTTCGATACCGAAAGCTACAATGTTCTTGTGAGTACATATACAGAGAATGGTGATATGGAGAAGTTAATGGAGCTTCAAGATAGAATGATGAAACTAGGGTTTGCACCTAATAGCTTGACATGCAAATATGTAATCCATGGTTTATTGAAAGCCAAGAGATTGTATAAGCAGAAGTTGCTTGGTTCTTAG
- the LOC107923540 gene encoding pentatricopeptide repeat-containing protein At5g40400 isoform X2 produces MTRASLNALNQSLVNSANFYGNFISKLPFSSSSASSLQTIENSQCKPLLNPLYNLLPETRNPNKIVDLISSSLKQNNSQLTLLQNHIKPLIPHLGCHEITRVLLRFQSDCSSALTFFNWVKNDLGMKLSSHNYCYIVHILAWSKNFSLAMNLLCELIDFVKDCSNCEDLFESLVSCSKDCNFDAVVFDMLIKGYVRKGMVKEGMRTFTNILEVGYLPSVITCNCLLNGLLRLNFIDQCWLVYEEMGRVGIQPNSYTFNILTNVFCKDGNVDKVNEFLERMEEEGFDPDLVTYNTLISSYCRKERLNDAFYLYRIMYRRGVVPDLVSYTALMNGLCKEGRVREAHQLFHRMVHRGLNPDIVSYNTLISGYCKEGRMQESKYLVHEMIGNGISPDSFTCRVLVEGYRKQGRLVSALNLVVELRRFGVSISSGIYDFLIVSLCREDRPFAAKNILGRISQDGYVPKPDIYNELIKTFCRCNNVADALLVKAEMVRKRIKVNLVAYRALICSSCRIGCLSSATATKWILIKQSRC; encoded by the exons atgaCTCGAGCTTCGCTCAATGCCTTAAACCAGAGCCTAGTAAACTCAGCCAATTTCTATGGGAACTTCATATCAAAATTACCCTTTTCTTCATCCTCAGCTTCTTCACTTCAAACCATTGAAAACTCTCAGTGTAAACCGCTCTTAAATCCACTTTACAATCTTCTTCCTGAAACCCGAAACCCTAATAAAATAGTAGACCTCATTTCATCCTCTCTCAAACAAAACAACTCTCAATTAACCCTTCTCCAAAATCACATAAAACCCCTTATTCCTCATTTGGGCTGTCATGAAATCACAAGGGTATTATTAAGATTCCAGTCTGACTGTTCTTCAGCTCTAACTTTCTTCAACTGGGTTAAAAACGATCTGGGTATGAAACTTTCTTCACATAACTACTGTTACATTGTTCATATATTGGCTTGGTCTAAAAATTTCTCTTTGGCAATGAACTTGTTATGTGAATTGATTGATTTTGTTAAAGACTGTTCAAATTGTGAAGATCTTTTTGAAAGTTTGGTGAGCTGTAGTAAAGATTGTAACTTTGATGCTGTTGTTTTTGATATGCTTATTAAGGGTTATGTGAGAAAGGGTATGGTTAAAGAAGGGATGAGAACCTTTACGAACATTTTGGAAGTCGGCTATTTGCCCTCTGTGATCACTTGCAATTGTCTTTTGAATGGATTGTTGAGGTTGAATTTTATTGATCAGTGTTGGTTAGTGTATGAAGAGATGGGGAGAGTCGGGATTCAACCAAATTCGTACACTTTTAATATATTGACTAATGTTTTTTGCAAAGATGGGAATGTTGATAAGGTTAATGAGTTCTTGGAGAGGATGGAAGAAGAAGGGTTTGATCCTGATTTGGTGACCTATAATACACTGATTAGTAGCTATTGTAGGAAAGAGAGACTCAATGATGCGTTCTATTTGTATCGGATTATGTATCGGAGAGGTGTTGTGCCAGATTTGGTTTCATATACCGCACTGATGAACGGTCTTTGTAAAGAAGGGAGGGTGAGAGAGGCACATCAGTTATTCCATAGAATGGTTCATCGAGGATTGAATCCAGACATTGTGTCGTATAATACTCTTATTTCTGGTTATTGCAAGGAGGGGAGGATGCAAGAGTCGAAGTATTTGGTGCATGAGATGATAGGAAATGGGATTTCCCCTGATAGTTTTACTTGTCGAGTTCTCGTAGAAGGATATCGAAAACAGGGAAGGTTGGTTTCAGCTTTGAATTTGGTTGTAGAGCTAAGGAGATTTGGGGTTTCCATATCATCCGGCATATATGATTTTTTGATTGTTTCTTTATGTCGTGAGGATCGACCATTCGCTGCAAAGAATATCCTTGGGAGAATCTCTCAGGATGGTTATGTACCTAAACCAGATATCTATAACGAATTGATCAAAACGTTCTGCAGATGCAACAATGTGGCCGATGCATTGCTCGTAAAAGCTGAGATGGTTCGTAAGAGAATAAAAGTCAATCTTGTTGCATACAGAGCTCTTATATGCTCATCATGTAGAATAG GGTGCTTATCCAGTGCTACTGCGACCAAATGGATATTGATAAAGCAGAGTCGATGTTGA
- the LOC107924180 gene encoding zinc finger CCCH domain-containing protein 41 translates to MGNEFSRKEEAEAALKAPDAVMGNRFIKLWCANRDRIPDGDINSGSGVSVTSRGLTASVIPAQRKDYFQPIPLNSPKPHSMNGLMVPPAPRKKLETLEQMKEELRKKQELLEQKRKDFRRQLHKLEKQSSGVKGDTEQAAKRQKVDIAVDPAKASTPRSSGPCASAATPCTMGVTDMDKSTENILSHSPKSKRQSCQSAPVGIHPFVLNKYKLDNRPTAFRVISPLPSDFAHVGCSLLFLV, encoded by the exons ATGGGAAACGAG TTTTCAAGGAAGGAAGAGGCAGAAGCTGCTCTGAAGGCACCCGATGCTGTAATGGGTAACCGCTTTATTAAGCTCTGGTGTGCAAATCGGGATAGAATACCTGATGGTGACATAAACAGTGGCAGTGGTGTGTCAGTAACTTCACGTGGTCTAACAGCTTCTGTTATTCCAGCTCAGAGGAAAGATTATTTTCAACCTATTCCTCTGAATTCCCCCAAGCCTCATAGTATGAATGGTCTCATGGTTCCTCCTGCACCGCGGAAAAAATTAGAGACTTTGGAGCAGATGAAAGAGGAACTACGCAAGAAGCAGGAACTGCTGGAACAGAAGCGGAAGGACTTCCGGCGCCAGTTGCACAAACTTGAGAAACAA TCTAGTGGTGTCAAAGGTGATACTGAACAAGCTGCCAAGAGGCAAAAGGTGGACATTGCGGTTGATCCTGCAAAAGCTTCAACTCCAAGATCCTCTGGACCTTGTGCTTCTGCTGCAACACCATGCACAATGGGGGTGACAGATATGGACAAATCAACAGAGAATATTCTGTCCCACAGTCCTAAATCAAAGCGGCAGTCTTGTCAATCAGCACCAGTAGGCATTCATCCATTCGTGTTGAATAAATACAAATTGGATAACAGACCTACTGCTTTTAGAGTTATTTCACCATTGCCTTCTGATTTTGCACATGTTGGTTGCTCTCTCCTTTTCCTTGTCTGA
- the LOC107924179 gene encoding zinc finger CCCH domain-containing protein 41 isoform X1, protein MELKVSSPKLGGGSLPDCISDPEEKEVSDDDDDDRNHKHRRRDRHPRSLERDSMDPLFTRPYRKHKKPFETGHPVRENESLAGEAWKNSNGLPPKTDLTSKFDRKHPGFASLPRGDLDLNQRIRSNQTFNRDSGPGRGRGRDNSSWNQHDSRFNFVDIASQMVQPGSVAPGLFARRRLQNVSIAQSPSWSTFGLVPGIPNGSLDTLHPLGLQGVLRPLTNSSLNRCISRQCCRDFEERGFCLRGDMCPMEHGVNRIVVEDVQFNLPAAVPTAKLLPTPAGPGALPSGVPPSTTLMNSKDLHSKSCKPGMTEEALGMNDTCSTSASGADLYDPDQPLWNNNGLEASAALSGLHSPTIDETESSLNDDIFDHHHGRLCDSTDNILPIKSTGSEGTNLSVWGRIGSSKSRINTVETIFLKTVSTFYFEDENEKWESTPFLKK, encoded by the exons ATGGAGCTGAAAGTTTCATCACCTAAACTTGGTGGTGGTTCTCTTCCTGATTGCATCAGTGATCCAGAGGAGAAAGAGGtcagtgatgatgatgatgatgatcgcAACCATAAGCATCGCAGGCGAGATAGACATCCTCGATCATTAGAGAGAGATTCTATGGACCCACTATTTACAAGACCATACAGAAAGCACAAGAAACCTTTTGAAACTGGGCATCCAGTCAGAGAAAATGAATCTTTAGCAGGTGAAGCCTGGAAAAATTCTAATGGTTTGCCTCCAAAAACTGACTTGACATCTAAGTTTGATAGAAAACACCCTGGATTTGCATCACTTCCTCGAGGAGATTTGGATCTGAACCAGAGAATTAGGTCAAACCAAACATTCAACAGAGATTCTGGTCCTGGTAGGGGAAGAGGAAGGGATAACTCTTCTTGGAATCAACATGATTCTAGGTTCAACTTTGTTGATATTGCTTCTCAAATGGTTCAGCCAGGTTCTGTTGCTCCAGGTCTCTTCGCAAGAAGGAGATTACAAAATGTTTCAATTGCACAAAGCCCATCATGGAGCACCTTTGGGCTTGTGCCAGGAATACCTAATGGTAGCCTAGATACACTTCATCCTCTTGGTTTACAAGGGGTTCTCAGGCCACTGACAAATTCTTCGTTGAATAGGTGCATTTCTCGCCAATGTTGTAGAGACTTTGAGGAGCGTGGATTTTGTCTAAGAGGAGATATGTGCCCAATGGAGCATGGTGTCAATCGTATTGTTGTTGAAGATGTTCAG TTTAACCTTCCTGCTGCAGTTCCAACTGCAAAATTATTGCCAACACCTGCTGGACCTGGAGCACTACCTTCAGGTGTTCCTCCTTCAACCACTTTGATGAACAGCAAGGATCTACACAGCAAAAGCTGCAAGCCTGGAATGACTGAGGAAGCCTTAGGTATGAATGATACTTGTTCTACCAGTGCAAGTGGTGCTGATTTGTATGATCCTGATCAACCCTTGTGGAATAACAATGGCCTGGAAGCATCAGCTGCACTCTCAGGACTACATTCACCCACGATTGATGAAACAGAATCCTCGCTAAATGATGATATCTTTGATCATCATCATGGTAGGTTATGTGATAGTACTGATAATATATTGCCAATTAAAAGCACTGGGTCAGAGGGCACAAATTTGTCTGTTTGGGGTAGAATTGGTAGCTCAAAAAGTAGAATAAATACTgttgaaactatttttttgaaaacggtgtcgactttttattttgaagatgaaaacgaaaaatgggagtcgacaccgtttttaaaaaaatag
- the LOC107924179 gene encoding zinc finger CCCH domain-containing protein 41 isoform X2, with protein MDPLFTRPYRKHKKPFETGHPVRENESLAGEAWKNSNGLPPKTDLTSKFDRKHPGFASLPRGDLDLNQRIRSNQTFNRDSGPGRGRGRDNSSWNQHDSRFNFVDIASQMVQPGSVAPGLFARRRLQNVSIAQSPSWSTFGLVPGIPNGSLDTLHPLGLQGVLRPLTNSSLNRCISRQCCRDFEERGFCLRGDMCPMEHGVNRIVVEDVQFNLPAAVPTAKLLPTPAGPGALPSGVPPSTTLMNSKDLHSKSCKPGMTEEALGMNDTCSTSASGADLYDPDQPLWNNNGLEASAALSGLHSPTIDETESSLNDDIFDHHHGRLCDSTDNILPIKSTGSEGTNLSVWGRIGSSKSRINTVETIFLKTVSTFYFEDENEKWESTPFLKK; from the exons ATGGACCCACTATTTACAAGACCATACAGAAAGCACAAGAAACCTTTTGAAACTGGGCATCCAGTCAGAGAAAATGAATCTTTAGCAGGTGAAGCCTGGAAAAATTCTAATGGTTTGCCTCCAAAAACTGACTTGACATCTAAGTTTGATAGAAAACACCCTGGATTTGCATCACTTCCTCGAGGAGATTTGGATCTGAACCAGAGAATTAGGTCAAACCAAACATTCAACAGAGATTCTGGTCCTGGTAGGGGAAGAGGAAGGGATAACTCTTCTTGGAATCAACATGATTCTAGGTTCAACTTTGTTGATATTGCTTCTCAAATGGTTCAGCCAGGTTCTGTTGCTCCAGGTCTCTTCGCAAGAAGGAGATTACAAAATGTTTCAATTGCACAAAGCCCATCATGGAGCACCTTTGGGCTTGTGCCAGGAATACCTAATGGTAGCCTAGATACACTTCATCCTCTTGGTTTACAAGGGGTTCTCAGGCCACTGACAAATTCTTCGTTGAATAGGTGCATTTCTCGCCAATGTTGTAGAGACTTTGAGGAGCGTGGATTTTGTCTAAGAGGAGATATGTGCCCAATGGAGCATGGTGTCAATCGTATTGTTGTTGAAGATGTTCAG TTTAACCTTCCTGCTGCAGTTCCAACTGCAAAATTATTGCCAACACCTGCTGGACCTGGAGCACTACCTTCAGGTGTTCCTCCTTCAACCACTTTGATGAACAGCAAGGATCTACACAGCAAAAGCTGCAAGCCTGGAATGACTGAGGAAGCCTTAGGTATGAATGATACTTGTTCTACCAGTGCAAGTGGTGCTGATTTGTATGATCCTGATCAACCCTTGTGGAATAACAATGGCCTGGAAGCATCAGCTGCACTCTCAGGACTACATTCACCCACGATTGATGAAACAGAATCCTCGCTAAATGATGATATCTTTGATCATCATCATGGTAGGTTATGTGATAGTACTGATAATATATTGCCAATTAAAAGCACTGGGTCAGAGGGCACAAATTTGTCTGTTTGGGGTAGAATTGGTAGCTCAAAAAGTAGAATAAATACTgttgaaactatttttttgaaaacggtgtcgactttttattttgaagatgaaaacgaaaaatgggagtcgacaccgtttttaaaaaaatag